The sequence GGGGGAAACTGCATCGCCTTAAGCGCAGCGTAAGGCGAATGCAGAGGGGGGCAGGACATTCCCCATGTCAAAGGCCTTGAGAAAACAAGGGGCTGAATGGTGGAAGTGAAAAGAAATATCCCCTGCCACTGAACGGTTACGTGGGACCACGGGTTCATAAGAATATTTACTTCAATAAATTTTGCATAAGCTTTGTTTAGGCGGGAGTGAAAAGTTTTAAGAGGGAGACAGCCCTATGTCAAAGGATGTAAAGGGATCGGTAATGGTTGTCGGTGGCGGGGTCGCCGGAATGCAGGCTGCGTTGGACCTGGCGAATTCGGGCTTCCTGGTGCATATAGTTGAAAAGTCCGCTGCCATTGGCGGCGTGATGAGTGCGCTGGACAAGACCTTCCCCACCAACGACTGTGCCATGTGAATTATTTCCCCCAAACTGGTCGAGGTCGGCCGGCATCTGAACATCAACCTCATCACCCTGGCGGATGTGGAATCCATCGAGGGTGAGGCGGGAAATTTTCGAGTAACTGTCCGTGAACGTCCCCGCTATGTGGACATGGATAAATGTATCGCATGCGGGATCTGTGCCCAGAGATGTCCCCGCAAGGTAAGAGATGAGTACAACCAGGGCCTGGCCAAGCGCAAGGCCATCTATGTGCAATATGCCCAGGCCGTACCGCTCAAATACGTGATAGATGCGGATCACTGCATCTATTTCAAGAAAAAGGGCAGGTGCAGGGCCTGTGAAAAGTACTGTCCGGCAGGTGCCATTGATTTTACGCAGAAAGAGAAAATCCATAAAATCGAAGTAGGTTCTGTTATCCTGGCACCCGGCTTCGAGCCCTTTGATCCCTCCGGATTAGATACATACATCTATGCAAAACACCCTAATGTCGTCACCGCCATGGAATTTGAGCGTATGCTCTCTGCTTCCGGCCCCACCATGGGGCATCTCGTGCGATCTTCCGACGGGAAGGAACCCGAAAGGATCGCCTGGCTCCAGTGTGTCGGCTCAAGGGATATCAATCGATGCGACCACGGCTATTGTTCTTCAGTCTGCTGCATGTATGCCGTCAAAGAGGCGGTCATTGCCAAGGAACATGCGCGGGGCGTAAAAGCGACCATTTTCTATATGGACATGCGCACTCATGGCAAGGATTTTGAGGAATATTATAACCGGGCCCGTGATGAGCACGGCGTGCGGTTTATCCGTTCGCGCGTCCATACCGTAAATCCGGTAAAAGACGGCGATCTTGAGCTTATCTATGTCGATGATAACGGTAAATTAAAGAGCGAAATCTTCGACCTTGTAGTGCTCTCAACCGGCCTTCAGATAGGAAAGGATAGCATAGAACTGGGAAAACGCCTCGGGATTGAGCTGGATAGATACAATTTCGCCTTGACGGATAGTTTTGTACCTGTAGCGACTACGCGAAAAGGCATCTTTGTATGCGGGGCATTCCAGGGGCCAAAGGACATCCCCCAGTCTGTCACAGAGGCCTCTGCGGCCGCAGCGGCATCCAGCGTGCTTTTGAGCAAGGGCCGCTGGACCCAGACCCGGGTTCATGAGATGCCGCCCGAGACCAGTGTGACTGGAGAGCCGCCGCGTATCGGGGTCTTTGTCTGCCATTGCGGAATCAACATCGGCGGCGTAGTGGATGTGCCTGAAGTGGTGGATTATGCCAAGACACTCCCGTACGTCACCTATGCCGAAGACAACATGTATACCTGCTCCCAGGATACCCAGGTGAAGATGTCAGAAGTCATCAAGGAACAGGGTATCAACCGGGTGGTGGTTGCTGCATGCACCCCCAAGACCCACGAGCCGCTTTTCCGGGAGACCCTGATGAATGCCGGCCTGAACAAGTACCTGTTCGAGATGGCCAATATCCGCAATCAGGACTCCTGGGTGCACAGCAAGGACCATGCAGCCGCCACGGAAAAGGCCAAAGACCTTGTGAGGATGGCGGTCAGCAAGGCGGCACTGCTGGAGCCCCTTTCAGACACGGAACTGGGCTTCAACCCGCTCACCATGGTAATAGGCGGAGGTGTTGCCGGCATGGTGTGTGCGAAGAACCTGGCGGATCAGGGTTATGAGGTCCATCTGGTCGAACGCTCGGAGGACCTGGGCGGCCAGGCAAAGTTCCTCCATAAGACAT is a genomic window of Deltaproteobacteria bacterium containing:
- a CDS encoding heterodisulfide reductase; protein product: MSKDVKGSVMVVGGGVAGMQAALDLANSGFLVHIVEKSAAIGGVMSALDKTFPTNDCAM
- a CDS encoding heterodisulfide reductase; translation: MDKCIACGICAQRCPRKVRDEYNQGLAKRKAIYVQYAQAVPLKYVIDADHCIYFKKKGRCRACEKYCPAGAIDFTQKEKIHKIEVGSVILAPGFEPFDPSGLDTYIYAKHPNVVTAMEFERMLSASGPTMGHLVRSSDGKEPERIAWLQCVGSRDINRCDHGYCSSVCCMYAVKEAVIAKEHARGVKATIFYMDMRTHGKDFEEYYNRARDEHGVRFIRSRVHTVNPVKDGDLELIYVDDNGKLKSEIFDLVVLSTGLQIGKDSIELGKRLGIELDRYNFALTDSFVPVATTRKGIFVCGAFQGPKDIPQSVTEASAAAAASSVLLSKGRWTQTRVHEMPPETSVTGEPPRIGVFVCHCGINIGGVVDVPEVVDYAKTLPYVTYAEDNMYTCSQDTQVKMSEVIKEQGINRVVVAACTPKTHEPLFRETLMNAGLNKYLFEMANIRNQDSWVHSKDHAAATEKAKDLVRMAVSKAALLEPLSDTELGFNPLTMVIGGGVAGMVCAKNLADQGYEVHLVERSEDLGGQAKFLHKTWRGEDIQAYVNNLADETERNPRIHVHRSTELTNVEGFVGNFSSTLKNGDKETELRHGVAVIATGGHEYKPTEYLYGEDPRVLTHLELDARFIQDDPALKDIRSAAFIQCVGSREPDRPYCSRVCCTHTVESALELKRRNPDMDVYVLYRDIRTYGEREDLFREAREKGVIFFRYDLQSKPKVSRGKDALEIGLEDQILKRPIILQADLLVLATAVVPSGAGQLATFFKIPVSESGFFIEAHAKLRPVDFATDGIFLCGLAHYPKPIDESIEQALAAASRASGLIATGKVFASGTVADINPMWCSGCGVCVAICPYSAPSIMEEGRFAGKAQINPVLCKGCGLCVASCRSGAIDLKGFAQDQIMAMINEV